From the genome of Solibacillus sp. FSL H8-0538:
TTTTTAATTGTCGGAGGATGAAGATGATTAAGCCAATTGCACCAATAATGATTGTACCGTATACTTCCGGCGCATCCCAGCCTGCAGAACCAGCTGAACTGAAACCATATAATAATCCGCCAAAACCAATTGTTGATAATACTAATGAGAAATAGTCCAGTTTAACAGGACGTGTTTCCATTACGTTCTCAAGCTTCCAAACTGCAAGCCCTAAACTAATTATTGCAAACGGAATAATCATTTCAAATAATAGGCGCCAGTCATAATGCTCAACAATCCAACCTGAAATTGTCGGGCCAATAGCTGGCGCTGCGAACATAACTAAACCGAAAATCCCCATTGCTGTTCCGCGCTTCTCAATAGGGAAGCTGGTAAGCATAACGTTCATCAATAACGGAGACATTGTTGCTGCTCCTGCTGCTTGAACCATACGCCCAGCAAGTAACAAAGCAAATGATGGTGCGAATGCCGCTAAAATTGTACCGACTAAAAATAACGCCATTGAAGTAATGAAAATATGGCGGTTTTTAAAGCGTGTAATTAAGAAGGCTGAAGCTGGTACTAATATACCACTTACGAGCATATAACCCGTTGATAGCCATTGTACTGTTGAGTAATCCTTAATATTTAAGTCAGTCATAATTGTTGGTAATGCAACGTTTAACAGCGTGTTATTTAAAAACGCTACGAATGTACCTACGAACAAAATGGCGATCATTAAATAAGGAGGCTTTTTTGTTTGAGTTTGTTGTGACATGTTTATGTTCCCTCTCTTTATTAACAATTTTACATATAAAAACTTCACTTGACCTATTCTATACTCGCAGTCCAAAAATATCAACATTTTTTATACTGACATGTTCAAAACGTTGATTTAAAAGTATTCATACAGTAGAATAAAGGTATAAAACAGTTGCAAGAGGAGAGCATATGAACAATCGAAAACGCCAGGTGATTCAATCGTCTCTAGAATTATTTACCGAAAAGGGGTTTCAAAACACATCAATTCAGGATATTTTACAACGAGCAAATATATCTAAGGGGACGTTTTACAACTATTTCTCATCTAAGAATGAATGTTTCATGGCTATTTTAGAGCAAAACCGTTATGAGGCCAGCTTACGCCGACATGAAATCTTACTCGGCAAAGATAAAACCGATATCGAAGTATTGGCACAGCAAACTGCTGTCCTCATGCAAATTAATCAAAAGCAAAATTTATTTTCCTTATTTGAAGCGATTTTCCACTCAGGCGATATTGAAATGAAAAAACTAATTGCACATCACCGTTTATATGAGATTCAATGGCTCACGGAGCGATTAATTGATGTGTTCGGGGAAGAAGCCCGCCCATATTCTTATGAATGTTCCGTATTATTTTTCGGTATTGTATATCACATGTCGATGTCTTACATTAGTACACATGAAATGAGGCTCGAAGCAGTAGTTCTAGCACGCACATCTTTACGCCACATTAGTGCGATCGTGCCAAAAATGATCGAAACAAAAGAAGTCCTTTTAACGGCTGATAATATTCAAATTTTAGAAAATAAATTAGCGACAAATAAAATGACAAAAGAAATTATAGTCGATCGTCTAGCTGGCTTCTATGAACGATTGAACGACCATGACCCCCAACCGCTTGGCGAGCAATTCACGGCAAGTCTTGTTGAAGAGTTTTCCAAGGACAACCCGCGTTACGCTGTTATTGAAGCCTTGCTAAAACCCTTCCGAGAATCGTTCCACAACACTTCACACGAAGCTGAATCAAAGGAACTCGCTAATTTTATGTGGTATTTAGTGAAAAAAGCTTAATACTATCATTAACTTATCATGTTCAAAATTAGCAAAACACATCTCCCCCAAAAACAGGGCGGGTTGGTGCGGTTATGGAAGTTATATTTTCTTACCCACTAAAAAAAGGCGAAATCCAAATTACTTTTGGATTCCGCCTTTTTATTATTTATTCGCTTCGTAAACCTTTAACAACTTACCTTTAATTTTTGTATTTTTCATCGCTTTCAACACGATTGGGCCTTTATTATTTAAAATCTCCACAAAAGTATTCACATCTAAAATTGTGATAATTCCAATATCCGCCACAGTCATACCTGGAATTTTGGCAATCGTCCCAACAAAATCAACTGCGCGCAGCTTTTTCTTTTTGCCACCATTAAAATACAGCTTCATAATTTGTGCATCTATCTTTTCGCCCTTAGCTTTTTTCAACTTAGGCAGCGCGTTCATCTTTTTCTCAAAGGAAATTTGCTGATCAAATACTTCTTCACTCGTTGGCAGTGGCATCGTTGGAATTTTAAACCCGATATAGTCCTCAATCCCCGCTAAAAACTCATGCTCATTCGGTGTAACAAATGTAATTGCCTTACCGTTTAAGCCAGCACGTCCTGTACGGCCTGTTCGATGCACATATGCCTCTTTTTCTAATGGTAAATCATAATTAATTACATGCGTAATATTATCAATGTCAATACCGCGCGCCGCTACGTCTGTTGCTACCAAATAACGGAAATCACCGCGTTTAAAATCGTTCATGACCATAAGGCGTGTAGATTGCTCCATGCCGCCATGAATTTTATCGACACTGAATTCTAAATCATAAAGTGCGTCATGTACCTCATCCACACGGTCCTTTGTACGACAGAAAATAATACAGCTATCCGGATTTTGAACGACGAGTACATCCTGCAGCATTTTCACCTTTGCTTGCTCTGGTACTTCCATTACCGCATGCTCAATCGTAGCCGTTGTTAAACCTGTTGCTTGAATTTCTACATCTGTCGGCTGCTGCATATATTGAACCGCTAAGTTTTTCACCGCATCCGGAAGTGTTGCAGAAAATAGCATCGTGATGCGCTCTTTTGGTACATAAGCTAAAATCGCTTCTACTTGTTCGATAAAGCCCATATTTAACATTTCATCTGCTTCATCAATTACTAAATAGCGGACTTTTTCTAGGTTCAATGTCCCCTTTTCGATATGATCAAGCACACGACCCGGCGTCCCTACTGCAATATGTGTCTTTTGCTTTAGCTCTGTTTGCTGATAGCGGAACGGTTGCTTACCATACAGTGCCGCTGCCTTAATACGTTTGAAACGTCCGATATTTGTAAAATCTTCTTTCACTTGAACTGCTAATTCGCGTGTTGGTGTTAAAACTAATGCTTGCGGCTTATTTTCTAACCAGTCCACTTGCTCACAAATTGGAATCGCATAAGAAGCTGTTTTACCGCTCCCTGTTTGTGATTTCACAATAACATCTTTATTATTTAGTACTAACGGGAGTACTTTACTTTGTACTTCAGTTGGCTCTTTATAGCCTAGCCCATTTAATGCATCCAATATTTCATTACTTAATGGATATTGTTGAAAACGATTACTCATATAGCTACCTCATTTATACGTATCTTATTTTTGTTAAGTTTTATTATACATGAATCAAGACGGAATGTATGCGCCAGGCAAAATTGGAATAATTGTATAATTCCTTAAATATACTATCTTTAAATAAAGTCACGTCAGATAGGAGGAATTCAATGATTAAGAAAGCGGTTGACGATTTACATTTAATGAAGCTCATTCCTCAAGCATTACAAATTTTATTGAATTGCTGCCTAATATTGCTTGCACTTATTTTATCTTTTCTACTAGTGAAGGAATTAATTGACTTTATTGATGTCCTTTCTAAAACCGGGACAAGTGATTACAAACTCTTCCTTGCAAATATTCTCATCTTTTTCTTATACTTCGAATTCATCACGATGATTGTGAAATACTTTAAAGAAGACTATCACTTCCCACTACGCTACTTTATTTATATAGGCATAACTGCTATGGTGCGACTAATTATCGTAGATCATGAACACCCAATGGATACACTAATGTACTCTCTTGTTATTTTAGTATTAATTATTGGCTATTTTATTATTAATATTACACCGAGGGAGCGGCCAAAAAAACCATGGTTCGAGATGAACAAAGAAAGCGAATAATAAATCTTTTATTCAGCAGTTGCTCCTTATAGCAACTGCTTTTCAAATGTAAACACATATAAATTTGGACTCTTCTCCCAAAAGCTTTTCAATACATATTTCTAGGATGTTATTACAAAGTGCCAACTTCTAAAGGACCATCTAATTTTCATTTCTATAGATGATTTTAGGATGGGCTTATCCTTCAACTTTAATTAGTTAGATTCAGGCTAGGATCAATTATTCCAATAAACTTCTTCGTCGCACGAGACAGCGGTACTGTTTTCAAATAACAAATCCCGATATGGCGCTTCGGGATGTCCTCTTGTAAAATTACCTCATGCAAAATGCCCTTTTCTAAATAGTCCTTCGAAAATTCCTTCGTCACGCAGGCAATTCCTAAATTTATCTTCGCAAACTCCAGGACTAAATCATGCGAGCCAAGCTCGAACTCAGGTGAGATAAGATAATATCCCTTCTCCTTTAAATATTGCTCCACATATTTGCGAGAGTTCGCCTTTTTCTCTAAAAAAATGAGTGGCATTTTCATTAAAAGCTCTAAACTTATTGGTTTCAGCGTTAAGTTTCGATACTTTTCGCCGCACACAAAAATGTCTTGGATCTCCTTGACAGGGATTACTTGAAGTTGCTCATCGCGAATCGGTAAATTACAAATGCTTACATCTGCCTCACCTGACTTGATGAACGCCAAAATTTCACTCGTCGTGCCGTTTAAAACCTTCAGCTTAATACCAGGGTATTTCGTATGAAAAGTCTCCAAATAGGGTAATAAAAAATAGCGTGAAATCGTATCACCTACACCAATTCGTAGTTGGCCAGTCGTTAATTTCTTGAATTCTAAAATCTTTTCTTCCCCTGCGTCTATTATCCCTAAGGCTGAGTTAACATATTCGTGTAACAGTTTTCCCTCATTTGTTAAAGTTACCCCTTTTGGAGTGCGGTAAAATAAATGTGTTTCTAAATCTTTTTCTAGCTTTGAAATTGCCTGGCTCACTGCTGGCTGCGTCATAAACAATTCTGTAGCAGCCTTCGAGAAGCTTTTATTTCGACTCACCACATTAAAAATACGATATAGATCTAATTTCCCAACCACATAAGCACCCCTTATATTACATATTAAAAATATTAATTTTACTTATATCATGTTAGGAGTGTATAGTAAATGTATAAAGTAAATGAAACATTCGTTAACTCAGAGGAGAGATTATTTTGGAACGTGTAGTAGGTACAGTAGTAAGAGGTCTTCGTGGCCCAATCATCAATGAGGGCGACAACATCGCAGACATCGTAGTAGAAACAGTTTTAAATGCAGCGAAAGTAGAAGGCTATTCAATCGAAGATCGCGACATCGTAACAGTAACAGAATCAGTGGTTGCTCGTGCACAAGGTAACTATGCAACAATCGAAGATATCGCAGCAGATGTAAGCGCTAAATTCGGTGACGATACTGTTGGTGTAATCTTCCCAATTTTAAGCCGTAACCGTTTCTCAAACATTTTACGCGGTATTGCAAAAGGCACGAAAAAAATCGTGTTAATGCTAAGCTATCCATCTGATGAAGTTGGTAACCACCTTGTTTCGATCGACGAGCTTGACGATAAAGGCGTTAACCCATGGACAGACGTATTAACAGAAGCTGAGTTCCGCGGACATTTTGGCTACAAAAAGCACACTTTCACTGGTGTTGATTATATTGAATACTATAAAGAGTTAATCGAAGCTGAAGGCGCAACTTGTGAAGTAATTTTCTCTAACAATGCAAAAACAATTTTAGAGTACACAAAAAACGTTTTAACTTGCGATATTCACTCACGCTTCCGCACAAAACGCATTTTAACAAACAATGGTGCTGAAAAAGTATTCGGTTTAGACAATATTCTTTCTTCTTCAAACAACGGTAGTGGATGTAATGAGGCTTACGGTCTTCTTGGCTCAAACAAAGCAACTGAAGATAGCGTAAAATTATTCCCGAACAACTGCCAACCAATTGTGGACGACATCCAAGCTCAAATCAAAGAAGCAACGGGGAAATTAGTTGAAGTTATGGTTTATGGCGATGGCGCATTCAAAGATCCAGTGGGGAAAATTTGGGAACTTGCTGACCCAGTTGTATCACCAGCATACACTGCAGGTCTTGATGGAACACCAAACGAAGTAAAACTAAAATACTTAGCAGACAATGATTTTGCTGACCTACGCGGCGAAGAATTAAAAGCGGCTATTTCTGAATTCATTCAAAATAAAGATGAAGATTTAACAGGTCAAATGGCTGCTCAAGGTACGACACCTCGTAAACTTACTGACTTAATCGGTTCTTTATCTGACTTAACTTCTGGTTCTGGTGACAAAGGTACACCAATGATCTACATCCAAGGTTACTTCGATAACTATACAAAATAAGATGACAAGAAGTCGTGCATGCACGGCTTCTTTTTTTCGTCCATTAAAAAAGCTTGGATTGATAGGGCTCCCCCTATCAATCCAAGCTTTTCATTATTCCATTACCACTACTAGTTCATTCATTGAGTATTGATCTTTGCCAGCCTCTTTCGATTGGTACAGTGCTAGGTCTGCACGTACATATAAATCTATTTCCTTTTCGTTCGGATCGGTACTAATGGCACCACCCATACTTACTGACAAGTACGCCCAAACATCCGTTTCCTGCGTCTGATACTTGAAGCTACGAATTTTCCGTAAGACTGCGTTGGCGATGCGTTCAAGTTGCTGCTCGTTCACATTATTTACAACAATACCAAACTCGTCTCCACCTAACCGAACTACAAAGCCATTATTGCCAATCACTTTTGCGAGTGCATCCGCAGTGTCGATTAGCACCTTGTCCCCTACAGCATGGCCAAAGCGATCATTTGCTAGCTTAAAGTTATCCAAGTCCACTAGCAATAAACCCGGGGTATTCTCTTTACGTTTACTTAATAATCGCTCGATTTTCGCCAAATAAGTTGCTCGGTTATACGCACCTGTAAGCGGGTCATACGTTGCTAAATTAATCGTTTTCGATAAAATTTTCGTAATAACAATCAGTAAAATTAGCGCTGTAATTAAGGATACTACGACTAAAAATATCATTTGTTGCGTATTTTGAGCAAGTGCAGCAAGCTCTGTTTTATTTCCGTATTTTATGTAAACAATGCGTTTTGAGGACTCCCCGCGAATCGTTTCTGCCTCATATGGTAGGAATCGATATGTTTCCTTGTAACCATCCCCAATATCGACCACATACTGCGTAGGTTTCATCGTTTTCTTTGCTAGCTCAAAGTGCTCTTGAAAATTCTTTGGCATATCTACCACACTAATGCGTTGATGTCCAGTTTCGCCTAAGAAAACCCCACCTTTATTAATTGTTTGTACTTCTAGTAAATCACTGTATTTCTCAATTAAATAGTTTGCAGTTTTCACAAAATTAAATGTTTGAAAAACCGGTACATCATTTAAATTTACACCAAGCTCTAGCAAATATTTATGATCGCTCGTCGCTAAATAGCTAAACTTACGTATTTCTCCAGTCGTTGTTGAAACATCAATGCCATCTGTATAATATTTCCCATCTGCACGACGTTCATCTAATAATTTTGCAAAGACCGAACAGCATTCTGAAAAATTTAACCCTAAATCCTGCTTAAACGTTGTTTTTACAACTGCATTTTTCTCATCCAATATATAAATATCCATGCCATGCTCTGCGCTAAGTTCTTCTAAATCCCATGATTCAATATCGTTATTACGATCATAAAGTTCTTTTAGGGCTTGCAATTCCTTCTGCATCTCATTGGAAACCGTTTTATCAAAATAATAATGTGCATTATCGACCGTTTGCATATCGATTAATATATGTTTTTCAATGAGCTCCCGGCTTTGTGCCTCTTGTGCTTCAATATTTGTAATTAAAATTTGTCGATTCACATAGGATATTACTGCAACTAAAACTAAAGCAAATGTCATTAACGAAATAAATAATTTAAACCGAAGCTTTCTCATCTCTCTTTATCTCCATATAATTCCCTTTATAATAGTAAAAAATTTAGCAAGATAGTATTTTCCACAAAATAATACACACTAATACCAAATTACTTTATTTACCAATTACATAATTCTACTATATACATAATATTTAAACAATACATCACGGAATTAACTGTGATGTTTCTGCATAAATTATTCAAAAGTATGCAAGATAAAGAAGACAACCTCTGTGTAAGTTGAACCACCTTTCAGTAAAATAATATTATTTAGACTCGGCCTTAAATTTGAGTCTCCC
Proteins encoded in this window:
- a CDS encoding GGDEF domain-containing protein, which produces MRKLRFKLFISLMTFALVLVAVISYVNRQILITNIEAQEAQSRELIEKHILIDMQTVDNAHYYFDKTVSNEMQKELQALKELYDRNNDIESWDLEELSAEHGMDIYILDEKNAVVKTTFKQDLGLNFSECCSVFAKLLDERRADGKYYTDGIDVSTTTGEIRKFSYLATSDHKYLLELGVNLNDVPVFQTFNFVKTANYLIEKYSDLLEVQTINKGGVFLGETGHQRISVVDMPKNFQEHFELAKKTMKPTQYVVDIGDGYKETYRFLPYEAETIRGESSKRIVYIKYGNKTELAALAQNTQQMIFLVVVSLITALILLIVITKILSKTINLATYDPLTGAYNRATYLAKIERLLSKRKENTPGLLLVDLDNFKLANDRFGHAVGDKVLIDTADALAKVIGNNGFVVRLGGDEFGIVVNNVNEQQLERIANAVLRKIRSFKYQTQETDVWAYLSVSMGGAISTDPNEKEIDLYVRADLALYQSKEAGKDQYSMNELVVVME
- a CDS encoding TetR/AcrR family transcriptional regulator codes for the protein MNNRKRQVIQSSLELFTEKGFQNTSIQDILQRANISKGTFYNYFSSKNECFMAILEQNRYEASLRRHEILLGKDKTDIEVLAQQTAVLMQINQKQNLFSLFEAIFHSGDIEMKKLIAHHRLYEIQWLTERLIDVFGEEARPYSYECSVLFFGIVYHMSMSYISTHEMRLEAVVLARTSLRHISAIVPKMIETKEVLLTADNIQILENKLATNKMTKEIIVDRLAGFYERLNDHDPQPLGEQFTASLVEEFSKDNPRYAVIEALLKPFRESFHNTSHEAESKELANFMWYLVKKA
- a CDS encoding LysR family transcriptional regulator is translated as MVGKLDLYRIFNVVSRNKSFSKAATELFMTQPAVSQAISKLEKDLETHLFYRTPKGVTLTNEGKLLHEYVNSALGIIDAGEEKILEFKKLTTGQLRIGVGDTISRYFLLPYLETFHTKYPGIKLKVLNGTTSEILAFIKSGEADVSICNLPIRDEQLQVIPVKEIQDIFVCGEKYRNLTLKPISLELLMKMPLIFLEKKANSRKYVEQYLKEKGYYLISPEFELGSHDLVLEFAKINLGIACVTKEFSKDYLEKGILHEVILQEDIPKRHIGICYLKTVPLSRATKKFIGIIDPSLNLTN
- the psiE gene encoding phosphate-starvation-inducible protein PsiE encodes the protein MIKKAVDDLHLMKLIPQALQILLNCCLILLALILSFLLVKELIDFIDVLSKTGTSDYKLFLANILIFFLYFEFITMIVKYFKEDYHFPLRYFIYIGITAMVRLIIVDHEHPMDTLMYSLVILVLIIGYFIINITPRERPKKPWFEMNKESE
- a CDS encoding DEAD/DEAH box helicase; translation: MSNRFQQYPLSNEILDALNGLGYKEPTEVQSKVLPLVLNNKDVIVKSQTGSGKTASYAIPICEQVDWLENKPQALVLTPTRELAVQVKEDFTNIGRFKRIKAAALYGKQPFRYQQTELKQKTHIAVGTPGRVLDHIEKGTLNLEKVRYLVIDEADEMLNMGFIEQVEAILAYVPKERITMLFSATLPDAVKNLAVQYMQQPTDVEIQATGLTTATIEHAVMEVPEQAKVKMLQDVLVVQNPDSCIIFCRTKDRVDEVHDALYDLEFSVDKIHGGMEQSTRLMVMNDFKRGDFRYLVATDVAARGIDIDNITHVINYDLPLEKEAYVHRTGRTGRAGLNGKAITFVTPNEHEFLAGIEDYIGFKIPTMPLPTSEEVFDQQISFEKKMNALPKLKKAKGEKIDAQIMKLYFNGGKKKKLRAVDFVGTIAKIPGMTVADIGIITILDVNTFVEILNNKGPIVLKAMKNTKIKGKLLKVYEANK
- a CDS encoding coenzyme F420-0:L-glutamate ligase produces the protein MERVVGTVVRGLRGPIINEGDNIADIVVETVLNAAKVEGYSIEDRDIVTVTESVVARAQGNYATIEDIAADVSAKFGDDTVGVIFPILSRNRFSNILRGIAKGTKKIVLMLSYPSDEVGNHLVSIDELDDKGVNPWTDVLTEAEFRGHFGYKKHTFTGVDYIEYYKELIEAEGATCEVIFSNNAKTILEYTKNVLTCDIHSRFRTKRILTNNGAEKVFGLDNILSSSNNGSGCNEAYGLLGSNKATEDSVKLFPNNCQPIVDDIQAQIKEATGKLVEVMVYGDGAFKDPVGKIWELADPVVSPAYTAGLDGTPNEVKLKYLADNDFADLRGEELKAAISEFIQNKDEDLTGQMAAQGTTPRKLTDLIGSLSDLTSGSGDKGTPMIYIQGYFDNYTK